From Ananas comosus cultivar F153 linkage group 8, ASM154086v1, whole genome shotgun sequence, one genomic window encodes:
- the LOC109713883 gene encoding uncharacterized protein LOC109713883 produces the protein MKSEARLDSAMFQLTPTRTRCDLVIMANGRTEKIASGLFKPFLAHLKAANDQIAKGGYSITLEPDPEMDAVWFTKGTLERFVRFVSTPEVLERVNTIESEILQIEEAIIVQGNETVENRQTKLTGSNEGTKSTTDSDADKAIVIYKPGSHPQPPESNGSATQEESSKVHLLRVLETRKIVLQKEQAMAFARAAAAGFDMDSMAHLISFAECFGAARLKEACFQFMELWKSKHETGQWIEVEAAEALHSQSEFSYFNASGIVLSEDAMKHNQESSPVSGGDASIESAGKDQKIPQDPQHPVGSHQYFQGQYHQTAYPPWQMHPPPGPPIFPPYPMQGMPYYQNYPNVYPPYPPMDDPRFNTQQKSRSKRHSRSSKDNNDVDSEASETGEDGSDQSASEYEKSHKRINRKGKKKKKKPGVVVIRNVNYVASKKNESSGSESESVSESEAEDENVDQRSISQGKKQNTSSSSSNKKEGQKKYTDSFDASERDEVAYGQEADTGTWQAFQSFLLKAEEKTRTNDGDIFAGERDPPARRKESKNEDDPILPVERNTGNVQELKTVGIDSVDRNGIRMKQISSTDEMLVSSARRGFTDSHLKEIEGGGGNYRRATSEEFMIYGHEEQTGRSSLDPLAVHDYEIPSNKDRSANNLTDESFVVPFRSGSRDQFLPESRTAIDIESELPPVTKRIEGSSTTGRNEVSYEPEDLTFILGRGVENISIGYDPAKDYESQIIIEKAVKVEVTNEENISASTNEDVKSAEKDKKLKNLQDGSEKRKKEVVSRKVTSSRFNPLAEAQKRAEKLRLYKADLQKFKKEQEKEQIRRLEALKMERQKRIAARSGSNASHSTSTPQQAKTKLAAKPSPSSLKGSKFSDSDTSKLNGNAHGITRSVSSLSEMKKGSNDGTLDQKKEPLRARSTLKSASSDQARRRSMPEESHTKMSAIEQLDKSKLATLPELKIKSPKASSEAVQNKPASKEPSQKAPGSKTSPALENNQAKNATEKAPKPSISEDNVVIEKTVVMLENEVIPAPLVQPSEQTVDVIDRSYEDDNKEMSAVNSGYLAINGDQKATNDNIVDELNSYEVIIDYSKEESQEISSPSSIVKAYEADDPPTMDSANPEAPSIKTPEFKFPEMKSIDQTPEIYEKPRSKESKGFRKLLKFGKKSHTSALGDDALDSDALSVDDLTAAAVSASDVPILKNLISQDDTQAAATSTKASRPFSLLSPFRRSSEKKIAYA, from the exons ATGAAGTCGGAGGCTCGGTTAGATTCGGCTATGTTCCAGCTCACGCCCACTAGAACTAG GTGTGATTTGGTTATAATGGCCAATGGAAGAACAGAGAAGATCGCTTCTGGGCTATTTAAACCATTTCTCGCGCATTTAAAGGCCGCCAATGATCAGATTGCAAAGGGAGGTTATTCTATCACTCTTGAACCAGATCCTGAAATGGATGCAGTATGGTTTACTAAAGGCACATTAGAGAG GTTTGTTCGCTTTGTGAGCACGCCTGAGGTTTTGGAGCGGGTGAACACAATAGAGTCTGAGATCTTGCAGATTGAAGAGGCAATCATAGTTCAGGGAAATGAAACA GTGGAAAATCGCCAAACCAAATTGACTGGATCCAATGAAG GAACTAAGTCAACTACTGATTCTGATGCAGATAAGGCGATTGTAATTTATAAG CCTGGATCACACCCACAACCGCCAGAGTCAAATGGATCCGCAACACAGGAGGAGAGTTCAAA AGTTCACCTTCTGAGAGTACTCGAGACCCGCAAAATTGTGTTGCAAAAGGAGCAGGCTATGGCCTTTGCACGTGCTGCAGCAGCTGGTTTCGACATGGATAGCATGGCacatttgatatcatttgcgGAGTGTTTTGGTGCTGCACGCCTAAA GGAAGCATGTTTTCAGTTCATGGAGTTGTGGAAGAGTAAGCATGAAACTGGACAATGGATCGAAGTTGAGGCTGCAGAAGCATTGCATTCGCAATCTGAATTTTCTTACTTCAATGCCTCCGGCATTGTACTTTCTGAAGATGCAATGAAACATAACCAGGAATCATCTCCTGTTTCTGGTGGTGATGCAAGCATAGAGAGTGCTGGAAAAG ATCAAAAGATCCCTCAAGATCCTCAGCATCCAGTGGGATCCCATCAGTACTTCCAGGGCCAGTATCACCAAACTGCTTATCCCCCATGGCAAATGCACCCCCCACCAGGCCCACCTATTTTTCCACCTTACCCAATGCAAGGCATGCCTTACTATCAGAACTACCCTAATGTCTATCCTCCGTATCCTCCAATGGACGATCCTAGATTCAACACGCAACAAAAATCACGGTCCAAAAGGCACTCTCGCAGTAGTAAAGATAACAATGATGTTGATTCGGAGGCTTCAGAGACAGGTGAAGATGGTTCAGATCAGAGTGCCTCAGAGTATGAGAAATCTCATAAAAGGATTAATCGTAAgggcaagaagaagaagaagaagcctgGTGTGGTTGTGATTCGGAATGTAAACTATGTAGCGTCAAAAAAGAATGAATCGTCAGGAAGTGAATCAGAATCTGTTTCCGAAAGTGAAGCGGAGGATGAGAATGTAGATCAGCGTTCTATTTCCCAagggaaaaaacaaaatacCTCTTCAAGttcttcaaataaaaaagagggTCAGAAGAAATATACAGATTCTTTTGATGCAAGTGAGAGGGATGAAGTGGCTTATGGACAAGAAGCAGATACAGGAACTTGGCAGGCGTTTCAGAGCTTTTTGTTAAAAGCTGAAGAGAAAACAAGAACTAATGATGGAGATATCTTTGCTGGTGAGAGAGATCCTCCAGCAAGgagaaaagaaagtaaaaatgaAGATGACCCCATTCTCCCTGTAGAAAGAAATACTGGAAATGTTCAGGAGCTCAAAACAGTGGGAATTGATTCAGTTGATCGAAATGGTATTAGGATGAAGCAGATCTCTTCTACTGATGAGATGCTGGTTTCGAGTGCAAGAAGGGGTTTCACAGATAGTCATTTGAAAGAAATAGAAGGTGGAGGAGGAAATTACCGGAGGGCTACCAGTGAAGAATTTATGATTTATGGACATGAAGAGCAAACAGGCAGGAGTTCTTTAGATCCTTTAGCAGTTCATGACTATGAAATTCCCTCCAATAAGGATAGGAGTGCAAATAATTTAACAGATGAGTCCTTTGTGGTTCCTTTTAGGTCGGGGTCACGGGATCAGTTTTTACCAGAAAGCCGAACTGCCATTGACATAGAGTCCGAGTTACCACCAGTTACTAAGAGGATAGAGGGTTCTTCTACTACGGGCAGAAATGAAGTTAGTTATGAACCAGAGGACTTGACCTTTATTCTTGGGCGTGGTGTAGAAAACATCTCTATTGGGTATGATCCGGCTAAAGACTATGAGAGTCAGATTATTATAGAAAAGGCTGTCAAGGTTGAAGTCACAAATGAGGAGAATATTTCAGCAAGCACCAACGAAGATGTCAAAAGTGCAGAGAAGGacaagaagttaaaaaatttgCAGGATGGGtcagagaagaggaagaaggaggttGTGAGTAGGAAAGTGACATCCTCGAGGTTTAACCCACTTGCCGAAGCCCAAAAACGTGCAGAAAAGCTTCGGTTGTACAAAGCTGATCTTCAGAAGTTTAAGAAAGAACAG GAAAAGGAGCAGATTAGGCGATTGGAAGCTTTAAAGATGGAGAGACAGAAAAGAATTGCTGCAAGAAGCGGTTCAAATGCTTCTCATTCAACATCAACCCCACAACAGGCCAAAACCAAATTGGCAGCAAAGCCATCTCCTAGTTCATTGAAAGGTTCAAAGTTTAGTGATTCAGATACTAGCAAATTAAATGGTAATGCACATGGAATAACTCGATCTGTCTCCTCATTATCTGAGATGAAGAAAGGAAGCAATGATGGAACACTGGACCAAAAAAAAGAGCCTCTCAGAGCAAGAAGTACATTAAAGTCAGCTAGCTCTGATCAAGCACGCAGGAGAAGCATGCCGGAGGAGTCTCATACAAAGATGTCTGCAATAGAGCAACTGGACAAAAGCAAGTTAGCAACCTTGCCTGAGCTGAAGATCAAATCACCGAAAGCTTCTTCAGAAGCTGTTCAAAATAAACCAGCTTCTAAAGAGCCATCACAGAAAGCACCTGGAAGCAAAACATCTCCAGCTTTGGAAAATAACCAAGCAAAAAATGCTACTGAAAAAGCCCCTAAACCTAGCATCAGCGAGGACAATGTGGTGATTGAGAAGACTGTTGTAATGCTTGAGAATGAGGTGATCCCTGCTCCTCTAGTCCAGCCATCTGAACAGACagttgatgtaatagatagatctTATGAGGATGATAATAAAGAGATGAGTGCAGTGAATTCAGGATATTTGGCTATTAATGGCGACCAGAAAGCTACTAATGATAATATAGTCGACGAGCTGAATTCTTATGAG GTTATTATTGATTACTCGAAGGAAGAAAGTCAGGAAATCTCAAGCCCCAGCTCCATTGTGAAAGCTTATGAAGCTGACGACCCTCCCACCATGGATTCAGCAAACCCTGAAGCACCAAGTATTAAGACACCGGAGTTTAAGTTCCCAGAAATGAAGTCAATAGATCAAACCCCTGAAATATATGAGAAGCCTCGAAGCAAAGAATCAAAAGGGTTCAGAAAGTTGTTGAAATTTGGTAAAAAGAGCCACACTTCAGCTTTAGGTGATGATGCCCTCGACTCTGATGCATTGTCTGTAGATGATCTGACGGCAGCTGCAGTTTCAGCCAGTGATG TTCCGATACTGAAGAATCTCATCTCTCAAGATGATACTCAAGCTGCAGCCACTTCAACTAAAG CTTCTCGGCCCTTCTCCCTCTTGTCGCCTTTCCGCAGAAGCAGTGAGAAGAAGATCGCGTACGCCTAA